Genomic window (Shewanella psychropiezotolerans):
CGTCGAGCAGTTACAGGTCTGGGGACAGAGGAATGATATTCCGGTTGTGGCGCAGCATACTGGAGCCGACAGTGCTTCTGTGCTGTTCGATGCACTTCAGGCGGCACGCGCCCGAAATATCGATGTCTTGATAGCCGATACTGCAGGCCGTTTACAGAATAAAGCGCATCTGATGGACGAGCTAAAGAAAATCGTTCGGGTGATGAAAAAGTTGGATGAGAATGCTCCCCATGAGGTGATGTTGACCTTAGATGCGGGCACAGGGCAAAATGCAATTAGTCAGGCTGATCTGTTCAAGAAAGCCGTTGGTGTGACGGGTATTACGATCAGTAAGCTGGATGGCACGGCGAAAGGCGGAGTGATCTTTGCCATTGCCGATAAGTTCGGTATCCCTATACGTCATATCGGTGTCGGTGAGCAGATAGATGATCTACGCACCTTCGATGCAAAAGACTTTATCGATGCGCTTTTTACCCAAGACAACGAAGAACAAAAGTAATTTATTTAGCGCCTAGGCCAGGACTCTTTTCAGAGGGAAATGAGAACAGATGATTCAATTTGAGCAGGTAAGTAAAGTTTATCCGGGTGGGCAGAAAGCCTTAACTGATGTTAACTTTCATCTTAAACGAGGTGAGATGGCATTCTTAACCGGTCATTCGGGTGCCGGTAAGAGTACCTTGCTTAAGTTAATTACTGTGATTGAGCGTGCTAATGCTGGCCGGGTGTCCATTAATGGACACAATCTTGCCAACTTGTCTCGAAAAGATGTGCCGTTTCTTCGACGAGATATCGGCATGATTTTTCAGAACCATCACTTGTTGATGGAGAAGAGTGTTTTCGATAATGTCGCCCTGCCACTAGTGATCGAAGGCTTTTCCCATGGCGAGATAAAAAAGCGCGTGTTAGCGGCGCTGGATATGGTTGGACTCTATGGCAAAGAGCGCCACCACCCCATCATGCTCTCTGGTGGCGAGC
Coding sequences:
- the ftsE gene encoding cell division ATP-binding protein FtsE, whose amino-acid sequence is MIQFEQVSKVYPGGQKALTDVNFHLKRGEMAFLTGHSGAGKSTLLKLITVIERANAGRVSINGHNLANLSRKDVPFLRRDIGMIFQNHHLLMEKSVFDNVALPLVIEGFSHGEIKKRVLAALDMVGLYGKERHHPIMLSGGEQQRVGIARAIVNKPPLLLADEPTGNLDPKLSMDILRLFETFNDSGTTVLIATHDLGLIARMKYRTLTLKQGRVLGGEELTSAPASQFTF